A portion of the Phycisphaerales bacterium AB-hyl4 genome contains these proteins:
- the rny gene encoding ribonuclease Y, producing the protein MFVHNSILAQTNLTPGLIGVMIGLAIGAAVALLLARLLGTQTLGQARKQADDLLEKARSDAENLKKKLELDARDEMASKRDAFEKEVEGMRTEIKEQERRVTKREDNLDRKLDTLTTKEKYLDDLDAKIKDREAKVDEREGELDDLIEQNKLLLEEARKEQKQTLLRLSNLSEDDARKEALKIVEHESQHEAAQIIQRNMEKADEESKDNALKITLQAIQRYASEHTADSTVSAIAIPSDDMKGRVIGREGRNIRAFEKATGVDVIVDDTPGVVVVSCFDPVRRAIAAEALHKLLEDGRIHPTRIEEIVEQIRKEIGQRIIKFGRDACIEANIQGLHPKISEMVGRLHYRMSYGQNILRHSIETAYLCQVIANELGLDGDLARRAGFLHDIGKAMDHDIEGGHPAIGMEFCKKHGEKEAVLNAIGGHHNDIPSTTPYTPIVMAADAISGARPGARRETLEKYVRRLEQLEGIARNIKGVREAYAIQAGREVRVVVDPESVDDANCMYVARDIAKQVSEEMTFPGEIKVTVLREMRTIEYAR; encoded by the coding sequence TTGTTCGTTCATAATTCCATCCTTGCACAGACCAACCTCACCCCCGGCCTCATCGGCGTAATGATCGGCCTGGCCATCGGTGCCGCCGTCGCCCTGCTGCTCGCCCGCCTGCTCGGCACGCAGACGCTCGGCCAGGCCCGCAAGCAAGCCGACGACCTTCTCGAAAAAGCCCGCTCTGACGCCGAGAACCTCAAAAAGAAGCTCGAACTCGATGCGCGTGACGAGATGGCCTCAAAACGCGACGCCTTCGAAAAAGAAGTCGAGGGCATGCGGACCGAGATCAAGGAGCAGGAACGCCGAGTCACCAAGCGTGAAGACAACCTCGACCGCAAGCTCGACACGCTGACCACCAAGGAAAAATACCTCGACGATCTCGACGCCAAGATCAAAGACCGCGAAGCGAAGGTCGACGAACGCGAAGGCGAGCTTGATGACCTCATCGAGCAGAACAAGCTGCTGCTGGAAGAGGCCCGCAAGGAGCAGAAGCAGACGTTGCTTCGCCTGAGCAACCTTTCGGAAGACGACGCCCGCAAGGAAGCGCTGAAGATCGTGGAGCACGAAAGCCAGCACGAAGCGGCGCAGATCATCCAGCGCAACATGGAGAAGGCCGACGAAGAGTCGAAGGACAACGCGCTGAAAATCACCCTCCAGGCGATCCAGCGCTACGCCAGCGAGCACACTGCCGATTCGACTGTCTCGGCGATCGCCATCCCCAGCGACGACATGAAAGGCCGCGTCATCGGCCGCGAGGGCCGTAACATCCGCGCCTTCGAAAAGGCCACCGGCGTCGACGTCATCGTCGACGACACACCCGGCGTGGTCGTCGTCTCATGCTTCGACCCCGTCCGCCGGGCAATCGCCGCCGAGGCGCTTCACAAGCTGCTGGAAGACGGCCGTATCCACCCGACACGCATCGAAGAGATCGTCGAGCAGATCCGCAAGGAGATCGGCCAGCGCATCATCAAGTTCGGCCGCGATGCCTGCATCGAAGCCAACATCCAGGGGCTGCACCCCAAAATCTCCGAAATGGTCGGCCGACTGCACTACCGGATGTCCTACGGCCAGAACATCCTCCGACACTCCATCGAAACCGCCTACCTCTGCCAGGTCATCGCCAACGAACTCGGCCTCGACGGCGACCTCGCCCGACGCGCCGGCTTCCTCCACGACATCGGCAAAGCGATGGACCACGACATCGAGGGCGGCCACCCCGCCATCGGCATGGAGTTCTGCAAGAAGCACGGCGAAAAAGAAGCCGTGCTCAACGCCATCGGCGGCCACCACAACGACATCCCCAGCACCACGCCTTACACGCCCATCGTCATGGCCGCCGACGCCATCAGCGGCGCACGCCCCGGTGCTCGCCGCGAGACGCTGGAGAAGTACGTCCGCCGGCTGGAGCAACTCGAAGGCATCGCCCGCAACATCAAGGGTGTCCGCGAGGCCTACGCCATCCAGGCCGGCCGGGAGGTTCGCGTCGTGGTCGACCCCGAGTCGGTCGACGACGCCAACTGCATGTATGTCGCCCGCGACATCGCCAAGCAAGTCTCCGAGGAGATGACCTTCCCCGGCGAGATCAAGGTCACCGTGCTTCGCGAGATGCGCACGATCGAATACGCTCGCTGA
- a CDS encoding beta-ketoacyl synthase N-terminal-like domain-containing protein has protein sequence MPANTNAPSRGDGRPRNAPRPAARIVIAGLGLVTPLGHAAWETFAALLAGRTLAERAERPDHIPADVAGVDLVRALGAVRVAQHGSSDPSIDLAERAGREAMFQAGRQPRDVPMVLGTSKGAVKAMTDAREALLQALARGQMDDPPTRLTHQAEAVVHGPQGHLTRQLHHRLGTPPHRHVVAACASSLTALHYARDLLLAAANSKSEIRNPKSPPTAPDHVLVLTADAALLPAFIHSYRRLGVLAPLTTTDYRQRPLDRRRQGFMLSEAGAAVLLKRLPPGVEPGIGEIELLDTAVAAETHDIIRPAPTMPALRHVARRLLAERAIDMLHPHATGTPEHDPLELSIYADVLDEVAPSSHRRPTLYANKGALGHSLGAAGLTAFVLACMTLRTGQRPPMPWLAEPMAEARGFTLTADAGPCSRTGTHAIFAAGFAGHVAGAVVQRH, from the coding sequence ATGCCTGCCAATACGAATGCTCCTTCGCGAGGCGACGGTCGGCCCCGGAACGCCCCCCGGCCCGCCGCCCGGATCGTCATCGCCGGACTGGGTCTGGTGACGCCGCTGGGCCACGCCGCGTGGGAGACGTTCGCTGCCCTGCTGGCCGGTCGCACGCTGGCCGAGCGTGCCGAGCGGCCCGACCACATCCCGGCGGACGTGGCGGGGGTCGACCTGGTGCGGGCATTAGGGGCGGTGCGGGTCGCCCAGCACGGGTCGAGCGACCCGAGCATCGACCTGGCCGAGCGAGCCGGGCGTGAGGCGATGTTTCAGGCAGGCCGGCAGCCGCGCGACGTGCCCATGGTGCTCGGCACGAGCAAGGGCGCAGTCAAAGCCATGACCGACGCCCGCGAAGCCCTGCTGCAAGCGCTGGCCCGCGGCCAGATGGACGATCCGCCCACCCGCCTTACCCACCAGGCCGAGGCCGTCGTGCACGGCCCGCAAGGCCACCTCACCCGCCAACTCCACCACCGCCTCGGCACCCCGCCGCACCGCCACGTCGTCGCCGCCTGCGCCTCCAGCCTGACCGCCCTCCACTACGCCCGCGACCTGCTGCTCGCCGCTGCAAATTCGAAATCCGAAATCCGAAATCCGAAATCGCCCCCCACCGCCCCCGACCACGTCCTCGTCCTCACCGCTGACGCCGCCCTGCTGCCGGCGTTCATCCATAGCTACCGTCGGCTGGGCGTGCTCGCTCCGCTGACCACAACCGACTATCGGCAGCGCCCGCTCGACCGCCGGCGACAGGGGTTCATGCTCAGCGAGGCCGGCGCTGCCGTGCTGCTCAAGCGTCTGCCACCGGGTGTGGAGCCGGGCATCGGCGAAATCGAGTTGCTCGACACCGCCGTCGCCGCTGAGACGCACGACATCATCCGCCCGGCCCCGACGATGCCGGCCCTGCGCCACGTCGCCCGCCGCCTGCTGGCCGAGCGTGCCATCGACATGCTCCACCCCCACGCCACCGGCACGCCGGAGCACGACCCGCTCGAACTATCTATTTATGCCGACGTGCTCGACGAGGTCGCCCCGTCGAGCCATCGTCGGCCGACGCTCTACGCCAACAAGGGCGCGCTGGGCCACAGCCTCGGCGCCGCCGGCCTGACGGCGTTCGTGCTCGCCTGCATGACCCTCCGCACCGGCCAACGTCCGCCGATGCCCTGGCTGGCCGAGCCGATGGCCGAGGCCCGGGGCTTCACGCTCACGGCAGACGCCGGCCCCTGCTCCCGCACCGGCACGCACGCCATCTTCGCCGCCGGCTTCGCCGGCCACGTCGCCGGCGCGGTCGTGCAGCGGCATTGA
- the pnp gene encoding polyribonucleotide nucleotidyltransferase: MAFHRVEMELGGRTLSIETGKWAKQADGAVFVQYGETVVMGTVTRSSPREGIDFFPLTVDYREKVTAAGKFPGGFRKREGAPNQKEILTMRNIDRPIRPLFPKGFMDEVQIQCWVFAYDGQNEPDVLAGIAASAALAISDVPFEGPVGNVRVGRVDDELVIMPTTAQNAYSDLDMLLCGHKDGLNMIEVGAYELPEDQMAEAIEFGYEQVKQVVGLIDELVSKAGNEKVNDTPEPDADLVKLVNDKLAGPLKAAKTTDGNKLERQAAVSKAIKDFIENELPEPDENAGVGVYNKWRDRRKQAKGIIHDLEEVITREIIRGGTRTDGRKMDELRTITCEVGVLPRVHGSGVFTRGETQALVTATLGTGKDEQIVDGLGEEYAEKFYLHYNFPPFSVGETKRITGPSRRDIGHGKLAERALAPVLPDVADFPYTVRLVSDILESNGSSSMASACGGTLALMDAGVPIKAPVAGISIGIIQGDTPGKDDVYLTDIQGEEDHFGDMDFKVTGTREGITAIQLDLKIRGLNLEQIKKTFELARKNRVEIIEMIEKALPSHRESISQYAPRILTTKIHPDKIGKLIGPGGKMIRALEEKTGAKIEIEEDGTIYISAVGAGKAERALEEVEKIGAEVKLGQIYTGTVTSIKDFGAFVEVIPGQDGLCHISELEDGFVQNVQDIVKVGDEVRVKVINIDDQGRVKLSRRAAIEAEKSTESVDA, translated from the coding sequence ATGGCTTTCCACCGTGTTGAAATGGAACTCGGCGGCCGGACGCTCAGCATCGAAACCGGCAAGTGGGCCAAGCAGGCCGACGGCGCTGTGTTCGTGCAGTATGGCGAAACCGTCGTCATGGGCACCGTGACCCGCTCGTCGCCTCGCGAAGGCATCGACTTTTTCCCGCTCACCGTCGACTACCGCGAGAAGGTGACGGCGGCAGGCAAGTTCCCCGGCGGCTTCCGCAAGCGTGAAGGCGCGCCGAACCAGAAAGAAATCCTGACGATGCGGAACATCGACCGACCCATTCGGCCGCTGTTCCCCAAGGGCTTCATGGACGAGGTGCAGATCCAGTGCTGGGTCTTCGCCTACGACGGCCAGAACGAACCGGACGTGCTCGCGGGCATCGCGGCGTCGGCGGCGCTGGCGATCAGCGATGTGCCCTTCGAAGGGCCGGTCGGCAACGTTCGCGTCGGTCGTGTGGATGACGAACTGGTCATCATGCCGACCACGGCGCAAAATGCCTACTCCGACCTGGACATGCTGCTGTGCGGTCACAAGGACGGGCTGAACATGATCGAGGTCGGCGCTTACGAGCTGCCGGAAGATCAGATGGCCGAGGCCATCGAGTTCGGCTATGAGCAGGTCAAGCAGGTCGTCGGCCTGATCGATGAGCTGGTCTCCAAGGCCGGCAACGAGAAAGTCAACGACACGCCCGAGCCGGACGCCGACCTGGTCAAGCTGGTCAACGACAAGCTCGCCGGCCCGCTCAAGGCCGCCAAGACCACCGACGGCAACAAGCTCGAACGCCAGGCCGCCGTGTCGAAGGCGATCAAGGACTTCATCGAGAACGAACTGCCCGAGCCTGACGAAAACGCAGGCGTCGGCGTGTACAACAAGTGGCGCGACCGGCGCAAGCAGGCCAAGGGCATCATCCACGACCTTGAAGAGGTCATCACCCGCGAGATCATTCGTGGCGGCACGCGTACCGACGGCCGCAAGATGGACGAACTGCGAACCATCACCTGCGAAGTCGGCGTGCTGCCTCGCGTGCACGGCTCGGGTGTCTTCACCCGCGGCGAAACGCAGGCTCTCGTCACCGCGACCCTCGGTACGGGCAAAGACGAACAGATTGTCGACGGCCTTGGTGAGGAGTACGCTGAGAAGTTCTACCTGCACTACAACTTCCCGCCGTTCTCGGTGGGCGAGACGAAGCGAATCACCGGCCCGTCGCGTCGCGACATCGGCCACGGCAAGCTCGCCGAGCGTGCGCTGGCCCCCGTGCTGCCGGACGTGGCGGACTTCCCGTACACCGTTCGACTTGTGAGCGACATTCTCGAATCGAATGGTTCGTCGAGCATGGCCTCGGCGTGCGGCGGGACGCTGGCGTTGATGGACGCGGGCGTGCCGATCAAGGCCCCCGTGGCGGGCATCAGCATCGGCATCATCCAGGGTGACACGCCCGGCAAGGACGACGTCTACCTCACCGACATCCAGGGCGAGGAAGACCACTTCGGCGACATGGACTTCAAAGTCACCGGCACGCGGGAAGGCATCACCGCCATCCAGCTTGACCTGAAGATCCGTGGCCTGAATCTTGAGCAGATCAAGAAGACGTTCGAACTGGCTCGCAAGAACCGGGTCGAGATCATTGAGATGATCGAGAAGGCGCTGCCTTCGCATCGCGAGTCGATCAGCCAGTATGCTCCGCGCATCCTCACGACCAAGATCCATCCGGACAAGATCGGCAAGCTGATCGGACCGGGCGGCAAGATGATTCGTGCCCTGGAAGAAAAGACCGGCGCGAAGATCGAGATCGAGGAAGACGGCACGATCTACATCTCCGCCGTGGGCGCCGGCAAGGCCGAGCGTGCATTGGAAGAGGTCGAGAAGATTGGCGCCGAGGTCAAGCTGGGCCAGATCTACACCGGCACGGTGACGTCGATCAAGGACTTCGGTGCGTTCGTCGAAGTCATCCCCGGCCAGGACGGGCTCTGCCATATTTCCGAACTGGAGGATGGCTTTGTTCAGAACGTGCAGGACATCGTCAAGGTCGGCGACGAGGTTCGCGTGAAGGTGATCAACATCGACGATCAAGGCCGAGTCAAGCTTTCGCGCCGAGCGGCGATCGAGGCGGAGAAGTCCACTGAATCGGTGGATGCCTGA
- the rpsO gene encoding 30S ribosomal protein S15, with protein MTITAEKKQSVIEDYRREDKDTGSPEVQVAILTERITALTEHLRGNRKDFSSRRGLLTMVSKRKRLLRYLAANDREAYKALIGRLGLRK; from the coding sequence ATGACGATTACGGCCGAAAAGAAGCAGTCGGTGATTGAAGATTACCGCCGTGAGGACAAGGACACCGGTTCGCCGGAGGTGCAGGTGGCCATCCTCACCGAGCGCATCACCGCCCTGACCGAGCACCTGCGAGGCAACCGCAAGGACTTTTCGTCCCGCCGCGGCCTGCTGACCATGGTTTCCAAGCGCAAGCGCCTGCTTCGCTACCTCGCCGCCAACGATCGTGAAGCGTACAAGGCGCTGATCGGCCGACTTGGGCTGCGCAAGTAA
- a CDS encoding cupin domain-containing protein — MSRLILTSVLAGGLLLTGCQANAPMTPTTLGPDHHILHLADDIAWQDGPASLEDGAEFAVLEGDPSQPGLFTMRLRLPDGFHIAPHTHPGYERVTVLSGTFLLGHGSEADRDAANVMEAGSYTTMPPGMEHYAYTEGETVIQLTSMGPWEIDYLDPADDPRRR, encoded by the coding sequence ATGTCACGTCTGATTTTGACGTCCGTACTTGCTGGGGGCTTGTTGCTCACTGGTTGCCAGGCGAACGCGCCCATGACGCCGACAACGCTCGGGCCGGATCACCACATCCTTCACCTTGCCGACGATATCGCGTGGCAGGACGGTCCGGCGTCGTTGGAGGATGGTGCCGAGTTCGCGGTGCTCGAGGGTGACCCGAGTCAGCCGGGGCTGTTTACGATGCGGCTGAGGCTGCCCGACGGCTTCCACATCGCCCCGCACACCCACCCGGGCTACGAGCGGGTGACGGTGCTCTCGGGCACGTTCCTGCTTGGCCACGGCAGCGAAGCCGACCGCGACGCGGCGAACGTGATGGAGGCCGGCAGCTACACGACGATGCCGCCGGGTATGGAGCATTACGCGTACACCGAGGGTGAGACGGTCATTCAACTGACCAGCATGGGGCCGTGGGAGATCGATTACCTCGATCCGGCTGACGACCCGCGGCGGCGGTGA
- a CDS encoding carbohydrate kinase family protein, translating into MTRAAQPTDRVVVAGHICLDLIPTFAPGKTGVRLDPGTLVQVGPALRSTGGAVSNTGLALHRLGADVTLMGKVGDDPFGRDVLELLRQRDPALAEGMAVVTGEHTSYSIVVSPPGVDRMFLHCPGANDTFGPEDINPDRLAGAKLLHFGYPPIMKRMYREGGRELAQLLSEARQLGTATSLDTCDLDPDTEAGQTDWRSLLERVLPHVDVFAPSFDELCYMLQGPANEVGSPTPERLARLAETLLAMGAAVVVIKLGEHGLYLRTTDDRARLEQVPGDLLRDIDAWLGRELLSPCFEVEVVGANGSGDCTIAGLLAAILRGETPEQAATAATAVGACNVESADATTGVRPWPEVEARLKQGWARRKPASAFADWAAHAGDIRTGPHDRPRQQASA; encoded by the coding sequence ATGACGCGGGCGGCACAGCCGACAGATCGCGTCGTCGTCGCCGGGCACATCTGCCTTGATCTGATCCCTACTTTCGCACCCGGCAAGACCGGCGTACGCCTGGACCCCGGCACGCTCGTACAGGTCGGCCCGGCGTTGCGATCCACCGGCGGCGCGGTTTCCAACACCGGGCTCGCGCTACACCGCCTCGGCGCAGACGTCACACTCATGGGCAAAGTCGGCGACGACCCGTTCGGCCGAGACGTGCTCGAACTGCTTCGCCAGCGCGACCCGGCCCTCGCCGAGGGCATGGCCGTCGTGACGGGCGAACATACCAGCTACTCGATCGTCGTCAGCCCGCCGGGCGTGGACCGCATGTTCCTGCATTGCCCCGGCGCGAACGACACGTTCGGCCCGGAAGACATCAACCCCGACAGGCTCGCCGGCGCGAAGCTGCTGCACTTCGGCTACCCGCCGATCATGAAGCGAATGTACCGCGAAGGGGGACGCGAACTCGCGCAGTTGCTGTCCGAGGCCCGTCAACTCGGCACGGCGACAAGCCTGGACACCTGCGATCTCGATCCCGACACCGAAGCCGGCCAGACCGACTGGCGCAGCTTGCTTGAGCGCGTGCTGCCTCATGTGGACGTGTTCGCACCGAGCTTCGACGAATTGTGCTACATGCTCCAAGGCCCGGCCAACGAAGTCGGTTCGCCAACACCAGAGCGTCTGGCACGGTTGGCGGAAACACTGCTCGCGATGGGCGCAGCGGTGGTGGTCATCAAACTCGGCGAGCATGGCCTGTACCTGCGAACCACCGACGACCGCGCCCGCCTCGAACAAGTGCCCGGCGACCTGTTGCGCGATATCGACGCATGGCTCGGCCGTGAGTTGCTCTCGCCCTGCTTCGAAGTCGAAGTGGTCGGCGCCAATGGCTCGGGCGACTGCACCATCGCGGGCCTGCTGGCGGCGATCCTGCGCGGCGAAACACCCGAGCAGGCCGCCACCGCCGCCACCGCCGTCGGCGCGTGCAACGTCGAATCCGCCGACGCCACCACCGGCGTCCGCCCCTGGCCCGAAGTCGAAGCCCGACTGAAGCAAGGCTGGGCTCGACGCAAGCCTGCGTCTGCCTTCGCCGACTGGGCGGCCCACGCCGGCGACATCCGCACCGGCCCGCATGACCGTCCCCGGCAGCAAGCGAGCGCCTGA
- a CDS encoding cold-shock protein → MSTRGQVKWFDPKKGYGFILGPSGQDVFVHYSQIQGDGFRSLKDGESVSYELIEGEKGWQARAVERLDEVNA, encoded by the coding sequence ATGTCTACTCGCGGGCAGGTCAAATGGTTTGACCCTAAGAAGGGCTACGGATTCATCCTCGGCCCCTCCGGGCAGGACGTATTCGTTCACTACAGCCAGATTCAGGGGGACGGCTTCCGCTCGTTGAAGGACGGCGAGTCGGTGAGCTATGAACTCATCGAAGGCGAAAAAGGCTGGCAGGCTCGGGCCGTCGAACGGCTCGATGAAGTCAACGCCTGA
- a CDS encoding PAS domain S-box protein: MKHQASSADWLPLLSEPAVVVTTDGEIVRGNDAFSSLVGAKTNSHARLDAFVVSDDHSLQRQLRKWARTKHPVPGAFCLRTASGDTHVAVEAGRLSPADAREGPVTVLIRCKSNTGAVTRFRTLGEKVDALTQEVLARQKAEQDAVTERERWRITLASVGDAVITTDCDQKITFMNEVAEHLTGWTLADATGQDSATVFNIVNEQSRQPVESPIVRVLREGVIVGLANHTVLIARDGREIPIDDSGAPIRDSHGEIVGTILVFRDISERHAADQTRARLAAIVESSEDAVIGMALDGIITEWNPAATEMFGYTTEEIVGQSVFSTLVPDDRESQEQQILSAIRDSRRIEPFETKRCHKDGHLLDISLSASPIKDTYGRVIGIATITRDITFQKQAERQLQTLNQQLEQRVEHRTSQLRELTQQLTRAEQRERRRIAQALHDNLQQMLVAARMRVETLVNHSTEPKVASVARHVQTLIDQSLDASRSLTLELSPPVLYDGGLNAALPWLARHMKEQYGLKLAVQVATDAEPIDEDVRVALFFAARELLFNIIKHSRTDHAHASLATAEGGQVRLVVQDEGVGFDPQGIRNLKDEATGFGLFSLRERIEFMGGRMTIESAPSQGTRIDIIVPQRQSIADAPPSIRAAERRKQAKGDPIPRANTSIRVLLVDDHQILREGIAGILMEYPDVEVVAEAADGEQAVELAAEYEPDVVIMDITLPKLNGIEATRLITQQLPHVRVLGLSMHNSQDMMEAMTAAGAVDLLVKDGPSDELIQAIRNAVAD; encoded by the coding sequence GTGAAACACCAGGCTTCATCCGCCGACTGGCTGCCATTGTTGAGCGAACCCGCGGTGGTGGTGACGACCGACGGGGAGATTGTGCGCGGCAACGATGCGTTTTCGTCCCTCGTTGGCGCAAAGACCAACTCACACGCCCGGCTTGACGCGTTCGTCGTCAGCGATGACCACAGCCTTCAACGGCAACTGCGCAAGTGGGCGCGAACCAAGCACCCCGTGCCCGGCGCCTTTTGTTTGCGCACGGCCAGCGGCGATACGCACGTCGCCGTCGAGGCGGGCCGACTCTCGCCCGCGGACGCCCGCGAGGGACCGGTGACGGTCCTGATTCGTTGCAAGTCCAACACCGGCGCGGTCACCCGATTTCGCACGCTGGGCGAAAAAGTCGATGCGCTGACACAGGAAGTGCTCGCCCGCCAGAAGGCCGAGCAGGACGCTGTGACAGAGCGCGAACGCTGGCGGATCACGCTCGCCAGCGTCGGCGACGCCGTCATCACGACCGACTGCGACCAGAAGATCACGTTCATGAACGAGGTCGCCGAGCATCTGACCGGCTGGACCTTGGCCGACGCCACGGGTCAGGACAGCGCCACGGTTTTCAACATCGTCAACGAACAGTCGCGCCAGCCTGTCGAGAGTCCCATCGTCCGCGTGCTGCGCGAGGGGGTCATTGTCGGTCTGGCCAATCACACGGTGCTCATCGCCCGCGACGGCCGGGAGATTCCCATTGATGACAGCGGCGCGCCGATTCGTGACAGCCACGGCGAAATAGTCGGCACGATCCTGGTCTTCCGCGACATCAGCGAACGCCATGCCGCCGACCAGACCCGCGCACGACTTGCAGCGATCGTGGAAAGCTCCGAAGACGCGGTCATTGGCATGGCCCTCGACGGCATCATCACGGAATGGAACCCGGCGGCCACGGAAATGTTCGGCTATACGACGGAAGAAATCGTTGGACAATCGGTGTTTTCAACGTTGGTCCCCGACGATCGCGAGAGTCAGGAGCAGCAGATTCTCAGCGCCATCCGCGACAGCCGACGGATCGAGCCCTTTGAAACAAAGCGCTGCCACAAAGACGGCCACCTGCTGGATATTTCGCTCTCCGCTTCGCCGATCAAGGACACCTACGGCCGCGTCATCGGCATCGCTACGATCACCCGCGATATTACTTTTCAGAAGCAGGCCGAACGCCAACTGCAAACGCTGAATCAGCAGTTGGAACAGCGCGTGGAGCATCGCACCAGCCAACTGCGCGAGCTGACGCAACAACTCACACGAGCCGAGCAACGCGAACGGCGACGCATCGCCCAGGCGTTGCACGACAATCTTCAGCAGATGCTGGTCGCAGCACGCATGCGTGTGGAGACGCTGGTGAATCACTCAACCGAGCCAAAGGTGGCGTCCGTCGCGCGGCATGTACAGACGCTCATCGACCAGTCGCTTGACGCGTCGCGGTCGCTGACGCTGGAGTTGAGTCCGCCGGTGCTGTATGACGGCGGCCTCAACGCGGCGCTGCCGTGGCTGGCGCGGCACATGAAGGAGCAATACGGCCTGAAACTCGCGGTGCAGGTGGCCACGGATGCGGAGCCTATCGATGAGGATGTGCGTGTGGCGTTATTTTTTGCAGCGCGCGAGCTGTTGTTCAACATCATCAAGCACAGCCGAACCGACCACGCCCATGCATCGCTCGCAACGGCGGAAGGCGGACAGGTTCGCCTCGTCGTGCAGGACGAGGGCGTTGGCTTCGATCCGCAGGGGATTCGGAATCTGAAGGATGAGGCCACCGGCTTCGGCCTGTTCAGTCTACGCGAGCGGATCGAGTTCATGGGCGGGCGGATGACCATCGAAAGCGCGCCGAGCCAGGGCACGCGCATTGACATCATCGTGCCCCAGCGCCAGTCCATCGCCGACGCGCCACCCTCCATTCGCGCTGCCGAGCGGCGGAAGCAGGCAAAGGGCGATCCGATACCACGCGCCAACACTTCCATTCGCGTCCTGCTGGTCGATGATCACCAGATCCTGCGCGAAGGCATCGCTGGCATTTTGATGGAGTACCCGGACGTTGAGGTCGTCGCGGAGGCGGCGGACGGAGAGCAGGCGGTGGAACTGGCTGCCGAATACGAGCCCGATGTGGTGATCATGGATATTACGCTGCCAAAACTCAACGGCATTGAGGCGACCCGTCTGATTACGCAGCAATTGCCCCACGTTCGCGTCCTGGGCCTGTCCATGCATAACAGCCAGGACATGATGGAGGCCATGACCGCCGCCGGCGCCGTTGACCTGCTCGTCAAAGACGGCCCCTCAGACGAACTGATCCAAGCCATCCGCAATGCAGTCGCCGACTGA
- a CDS encoding DUF4432 family protein, with protein sequence MTDHDFDAPLCENPLQLGGIRTGTLDSPQPMGGGKVRVAMVDTGSGLRFTVGLDRGGDIFEAVHNDCPLAYLTSNDLMPPEEAYQRQNHWLRSWPGGLVTTCGPLHIGAPHADDRDRFNQHGHHSNTPAAVQAVHNPDPTRGNRDMRIEMIVRDTRVFGPNIETRRSIRCRLGEARIWIEDEVTNRGNEPAPHHWLYHVNLGYPLLQPGARFIYRGSLSDVWGSVDKADLDPWKQVPPPLSKHAGSGEGGLVVQPEPDDTGHVEVGLLDARQRRAFRVRYRADQLPQLANWLHYGTGGSYVAGIEPFSGRLVNNKPDTAGNDTANTLQAGETRKYAIDFTVLTERNEIDALLEWDAAVTTN encoded by the coding sequence ATGACCGACCACGATTTCGACGCACCGCTTTGTGAAAACCCGCTTCAACTTGGCGGCATCCGCACAGGCACACTGGATTCGCCGCAACCGATGGGCGGCGGCAAGGTACGCGTCGCGATGGTCGACACAGGCTCGGGGCTCCGCTTTACCGTCGGGCTCGATCGCGGCGGCGATATCTTCGAAGCCGTCCACAATGACTGTCCGCTGGCTTACCTCACTTCCAACGATCTCATGCCGCCGGAGGAAGCGTACCAGCGACAAAACCACTGGCTTCGCTCCTGGCCTGGCGGACTGGTGACCACCTGCGGCCCGCTGCACATCGGCGCGCCCCACGCTGACGATCGCGACCGCTTCAACCAGCACGGCCACCACAGCAACACGCCCGCCGCCGTCCAAGCGGTGCACAACCCCGACCCGACGCGCGGCAATCGCGACATGCGCATCGAAATGATCGTACGCGACACGCGCGTGTTCGGCCCGAATATCGAAACCCGCCGATCGATCCGCTGCCGCCTCGGTGAAGCTCGCATCTGGATCGAAGACGAAGTCACCAACCGCGGCAACGAGCCCGCCCCCCACCACTGGCTTTACCACGTCAACCTCGGCTACCCCCTGCTCCAACCCGGCGCTCGCTTCATCTATCGCGGTTCGCTTAGCGATGTATGGGGCTCCGTCGACAAGGCAGACCTCGACCCGTGGAAGCAGGTTCCCCCGCCCCTTAGCAAACACGCCGGCAGCGGCGAAGGCGGCCTCGTCGTGCAGCCCGAGCCTGACGACACCGGCCACGTCGAGGTCGGCCTGCTCGACGCCCGGCAACGCCGTGCCTTCCGCGTTCGCTACCGCGCCGACCAACTGCCCCAGCTTGCAAACTGGCTCCACTACGGCACGGGCGGTAGCTACGTCGCCGGCATCGAACCCTTCTCAGGCCGACTCGTCAACAACAAACCCGACACCGCCGGCAACGACACCGCCAACACCCTCCAAGCCGGCGAAACGCGCAAATACGCGATCGACTTCACCGTCCTCACCGAACGCAACGAGATCGACGCATTGCTGGAATGGGACGCTGCGGTGACGACAAACTGA